A stretch of Polypterus senegalus isolate Bchr_013 chromosome 3, ASM1683550v1, whole genome shotgun sequence DNA encodes these proteins:
- the LOC120525986 gene encoding tyrosine-protein phosphatase non-receptor type substrate 1-like, with protein MHVLLKCFWIFLQNFLQVTLCQEFKILHHPLQLTTLAGGNVSIQCELSPPVHPPQLIIYWHRGNPDGQPMYPMSHNGGDKRVQIQNVSGNSVWLCFVDITLQDSDVYFCSFHVPQLNRNLSSQEIQLKVLGAPTQPVLKVQNDSDVTILTCQSGGFFPENISVSWIIDDVEQQDPRPIVQKNGQTYSLSSLRHITKDGGRGIMKVCCLVGHISLVKPLESEIIILETEDSRKSYLQEKYFNFFVLLFVVLLVVVLLLIRWRRIRVANGREDGLKNNSFQTADNQAPSSLLEKGVCYAELLHPNKVTEDASQLSTEAGRTTPIVRRAKCHARVGEQSSEIYDTIWSHV; from the exons ATGCATGTCCTATTGAAATGTTTCTGGATTTTCCTACAGAACTTTCTCCAAG TAACACTTTGTCAGGAGTTCAAGATCCTTCACCATCCCTTGCAATTGACCACCCTGGCCGGTGGTAATGTCTCCATTCAGTGTGAGCTTTCTCCACCTGTTCATCCGCCACAACTCATTATCTACTGGCATAGGGGGAATCCAGATGGCCAACCGATGTACCCAATGAGCCACAACGGAGGTGATAAGCGAGTGCAGATCCAAAATGTAAGCGGAAACTCTGTTTGGTTGTGCTTTGTGGACATTACTCTGCAAGATTCTGATGTTTACTTCTGCAGTTTTCACGTACCCCAATTAAACAGAAATTTATCAAGTCAAGAAATTCAGCTGAAGGTGCTTG GCGCTCCAACGCAACCAGTTTTGAAAGTGCAAAATGATTCCGATGTCACCATTCTGACATGTCAAAGTGGTGGTTTTTTCCCTGAAAACATTAGTGTTTCTTGGATAATTGATGATGTGGAGCAACAGGACCCCAGACCCATTGTGCAGAAGAATGGGCAAACATACAGCCTAAGCAGTCTCAGACATATTACCAAGGATGGGGGAAGAGGAATAATGAAAGTCTGCTGTCTTGTTGGGCACATATCACTAGTGAAACCTTTGGAGAGTGAAATTATCATTctggaaactgaag ATTCAAGGAAAAGCTACCTTCAAGAAAAGTATTTCAACTTCTTTGTTCTGTTATTCGTTGTTTTGCTTGTTGTGGTTCTACTGCTGATTCGATGGCGCAGAATTCGAG TTGCAAATGGAAGAGAAGATGGattaaaaaacaacagttttcaaacA GCAGACAACCAGGCACCATCTAGTTTGCTGGAAAAGGGTGTTTGTTATGCCGAGCTTCTCCACCCAAATAAAGTGACCGAAGATGCCAGCCAGCTTTCTACAGAAGCAGGAAGAACTACACCCATTGTGAGAAGAGCCAAATGCCATGCCAGGGTCGGGGAACAGTCCTCGGAGATATATGACACCATATGGTCTCATGTGTGA